ATTTGCGACTTCCATTTCGACCGGCGAAACGATGTTTATCGGCACAATGTCCCTCGATCACACGGATGATTTGGGCAAGGACTTTGTTGAAGTCGGTACGCGTGCAGGTGTTGTCTATTACGATAATTCCCTGTTCATCGCTGATTTGGATGTTGGCTCTATTTCCCGTTACAGCTTGGCTGAAAACAACAAACTTGGCAAGGTGACCGCAAAGCTCTCTCTCCCGGGAACTTGGGTAAACCACATTTATTTTGTCAACGATGAAAAGGCTTATTTGGGCGGTATGCTCGATTCCTTGATCATCATCAACCCGAAAACCATGAAGAAGACTGGTGCAATTGATCTTTCCAAGTACAAGGATAAGGACGCTCTCGTGGTGAGCCCGGGAACTGGCGTGATTGTTGACGATCGCCTTTATGTGGGTCTCTTGCAGAACGTGAGCGACTATGCTACGGGTAACGAAGCTCAGGTCGCTATTATCGATATCAAGAAGGATAAAGTAATTGACGTTGCCAAGGACGACCGCATTGCTGCTGTGGGTTCTTTGGATGACTCCCAGAACCAGGCATTTATTGTGCTTGACGGTTACATTTACTGCTACAGTAACGCTTCTTGGGGCTACGCTCCTGGCCAGGTTGATGGCTTCCTCCGCATTAAGGTGGGTGAAACCAAGTTCGACGAAAAGTACGTTTGGAAGGTCAGCGAAGAAGTTGGCATTAAGAACCTTACGGAAAAGGGTAACTTCAAGTACCTCTCTCCGGCAACGTACCCGTCGGAAGATGGCTATGTCTATGCTTTCTTGAACGTGATGGTTGATTTGCAGCAGACTTGGACGGACATGGATAGCTATCACAATAACACTTGCAAGCCGGTGCAGGTTGACCTTGCCAAGAAGAAGATCAAGGCTTTGCCGATTGGTTATTCTTCGAGCTGGGCAAGCTACGGCAAGTATGTGGAAGATGATGGCAACGTAATTTTTGCGGTCTCTACTGAAGAAAATGGCAATGCATACTTCCGCTATGATCCGAAGACGGATAAGGCTAAGAAAATTGCGAAGGCTGAACAGATCCCGATGTGGATTGTGCCGCTGAAGTAAACCCTCTACGTCATCCTGAGTGAAACGAAGGATCCAGTGCATTTTAAAGTTGAGAGTAATGCCCTGGATTCTTCGCCTTTATAGGCTCAGAATGACGATTCGTGTAGAATATGAATTTGCGTAAAATGAAAAATATTGTTTTTGCCGCTTTTGCGGCATTTGCCGTTGTTTCTGCTTATGCGCAGGATGACGAAGTTACTTCGTTCGAAGATTTTGATGAACCGGTCGCGGAAAGTAATGCGACTGATGCTTCCAATGGTGGCACTTCTGAAGTAAATGCTGCGAGCGGTTCCGCAAGTTCCGAAGATGTGACGAAGTTGGATTTACTCTCGGTCGAGACGGAATCTGAAGCGGAGCAGACTGCTATTGCAAAACAGGTTGAAACGGTTTCAACGATTGATGCCGCTGAATTGCAAAATACGAGCAAGAGCGTTTCTAAGGCGATTAATTCTGCGTCTGGCGTGAAAGTGCGTAAGTCTGGCGGAATGGGTAGCGAAGGCAAAATCAATATTCGCGGCATGGAAGGCAAGAACATTAAGGTGCTTGTCAACGGCGTTCCTGTCGAAACGCAGGGAAATTTGGGACTTGACGATATTCCTATCGACCAAATTGCAGATATCGAAGTTTATAAGGGCTATATTCCGGCGCGTTTTGCAACGGATGGCGCGGGCGGTGCCATTAACATTGTGACTAAAAAACGTCCGACAAATTCTGTGGACGCTTCTTATAGTTTTTCGAGTTTCAACACGCATAAAGCTTCAGTTGCCGCGAGCCGTTTGATTGATAGCATTGCGGGAACTGCAAGCCTTGAAATTGGTGTGTCCGGTTACTTTAACCATTCCGATAATGATTACGAATTCACTTCGCCGTATATGAAAAGTTCTACGGGCGAAGATACGAGCGTTGTTCGCGATCACGATCATTACACCTCTTACAATGTGCAGGCTTTTGCAAATTTGATGAACGCCTGGTTTGACCAAATTTCGTTGGGTGCAAGTTTTGGTGCTTTTGACAAGCAGATTCAGGGCGTTGAAAATCGCATTAAGGAATCAACCTCCGAAGGCTATAATTTCGGTGCTTCTCTTGGACTGGATAAGAAAAATTTCTTTGCGAAAAATTTGAATTTTAGCGATTATTTTTCGTTCGGTTATGCTGAAAATAAAATTACCGATACGAGCCGAGTCCATTGCCGCAACTGGTTTAGCTGCGATACAGCGCAAAAGAATGTAGGCGAACTCGTGTCTATGGGACTCCCGAGATTACGCACGGTGCAGGTGTACGATTTCAATAACTTACTGAATTTTGATTATCAGTTTATTAAGGATCAAAAGATTTATTGGAATACGCTCGTCAAGTACCACAGGGAAAATCCTGAAGACGATTACGGCTCTGAAAAGGCTCAGTTTAACACAGCGGGGCTTCCGGGAGAAGTTTTCTCGATAACGACGGGGCTTTCTCTTGAAAATAATTTCTTTGATTCGCGACTCCAGAATCTTCTCGGTTTCAAGTTCCATTACATGAAGGCTGAAATTTCGAATATGCCGACAAGCCTTCTGATTGAACCTGCTGTAGAATCGAATGATTACCATGATTTCAGTTACGATGAAAGCTTGATGTTCAAGGTCGCAAAGCAACTTTCTGTGAAGGCTTCGTATCAGCATGCTGTACGTTTGCCGACTCCTGAAGAACTCTTTGGCGATGGCATTCGCGTGAGTGCGGCGACAAAGTTGAAACCTGAACAGGCTGATAATTTCAACTTTGGAATTTCTGTAGACTTGCAGGAACTGCCGTTTGTAACAAGACTCCGCTTTGACGGTGATGTATTTTATTCGTACTACAAAGATAGAATCCATTACATGAGTTCTGCACAGATGTCTACGCCTTACTTTAACATGAATCCGATTCGTGCCTGGGGCTACGAAGGCGACGTAAAGCTGGATGTCAATGAATGGGTTTTGCTCGGAACGAACTGGACTTTCCAGGACTTGCGTAACATGAAATATACGGCAAAACAGGGCGTCCCCAAGAAGGCGATTGTACCGAATATTCCGCGATTCTTTATGAACTATCTCGCGGAATTCCATATTGGTGATTTGTTTGGCAAAGAAGACTTCTTGAAAGTCTGGTGGTCTGCAAATTATACGGATGAATATTTCTACGGCTGGAAGATTAGCTCCCGCCAGAGCCGTAAAATTAAAGCTTCGTTCACGCAAGACGTGGGCGTTGAATATTCCATTTGGGATAATAAACTGGGCTGGAGCTTTGAAGTCGATAATATCACGGATAGCGAATCGTTCGATAAGTTTGGTGAAAGTAAACCGGGTAGAAGTTTTGCAACAAAGATTCGCTACAGTTTTAAATAGAAGGAGTTTGTAAGAATGTGTTTGTCTGAATTACAGGAAAATCAAAAGGGCTTGATTCAAAAGATTAACGGGGATTCCCGCTTTATTTCTCGCGTGGTTTCGATGGGACTTCCGCCGAGCAGTCCGTTCTTGGTGCTGCAAAATGATGGGCGTACTCCGGTTCTCGTGTATTCGCACGATACGATGATTGCGATTAACCGCAAAGAATGCATGCAGATTGACGTGGAGATGGCATGAGAACGATTGCTTTGCTGGGACAGCCGAATTCCGGCAAGTCCACTCTTTTTAATGCATTGACGGGCTCGCATCAGCATGTCGGTAACTGGCCTGGGAAAACGGTGGAAAGGGCGGAAGGCTTTTTCACGCAGGGCGAAGAACTTTATCGCGTTGTTGATTTGCCGGGTAGCTATGGGCTTACGGCAAACTCTGCCGAAGAAGTTGTAACGCGCACTTACATTGAACACGGTTATGCCGACATTGTCTGCATTATCGTTGACGCTTCGCAGCTGGAACGCAGCCTTTACATGCTTGCAGATTTTGCAGGCGTTAAAAGCCCGGTGATGCTTGTGCTTAACATGATGGATGTTGCCGAGCAGAAGGGCAAAAAGATTGACGTCCAGAAAATCGAAAAACTTTTGAACATTCCGGTGCTTGGCTTTACGGCAGCAAATTTGGACGACTATCCGAAATTCTTTGAAACGCTGAATCGTGCGCTTGAAAAGAAGGCGACGATTTCGTCGGATAAAATTCGTGATATTGTTGAACGCGATGGCAAAAAGTCGCGTGTTACAAATCTGAAAAAGCTTGAAGATTTGATTGCATCTCTAAAATTTGACAATCGCGAAAGATTCTGGGTTGCATCAAAGCTTTTGGAAAATGATTCGCTCGTGCGTTCGGAAGTCGAAACGGCGGTGACACCGGAACATTGGAAGCAAATCAAGGAAATTCTGGATGCTGAAGGTTCTGATGGCGGACTTTTGACGGGTGAAGCGAAGTACCGCTTTGTCTCTGAAGTTCTCCGTGATGCGTCTGAAGGCGAAGAAAAGTCGATGAAGCTTTCTCGCTTTGATAAAATTGCGACGCACCGCATCTGGGGTAAAATTGTCGCGTTCTTTATTCTCGTGCTTACGCTTGCCGTGAGCATGATGATTGCAGTCCCGATTATTGCAAGCTGCTTTGGACTCCAGCATGTTGCAGAACCGCTTGTGGTTCAAATGTGCGAAAAGTTTGGCTGGTGGCCTTCTGTAGCGTCGTTCATCAATGGCGTTATCATTGGCGGTCTATCTGTGACTGTCGCTATGATGAGCTTTGTCTTTGCGATTCTCGTGACATTTGGCCTGATGGAAGATACAGGCTACTTGGCGAGATCTTCGTATGTGTTTGACTCGTGGCTTTCAAGGCTTGGCTTGCATGGCAAGGCATTTATGCCGCTGTTCTCTGGGCTTGCTTGCACGGGCGGCGCCGTTTGCGGTACGCGCGTGTTGGATACACGTGGACAGCGCTTGTTTGCGATGGTGCTTTTGTGGTCGATCCCGTGCGGCTCAAAAGTTGCCGTAGTGCTTTTCCTTGCTTCTGTTTTCTTTGGCTCGGCGGCTCCGTTGTTTGGCTTGGTTTATGTAGCGATGATTTTTGCATCGTTCTGGCTCTCGTCTAAACTTTTCGGAAATAAGCTGATGCCGGTGAATGAACGCGTGGGCATGATTATGGAACTCCCGCCGTACCACAAGCCACATTGGAAAATTTTGCTCAAGACGGTTGCTCGCAATGTCTGGGCGGTTTTCAAGAAGGCGATTGCAGTTATTTGGTTTGTGTCCCTCTTGTTCTGGCTTATTTCGTATTCGAAAGATGGAAATGTGGAACATAGCGTACTTTACACCATTGGCAATGCGATTGAACCATTTACGCAGATTTTCGGTATGCGCTGGCAACTGTTTATTTCGTATATCGGCGGAATCTTTAGTAAGGAAGCGTCGCTTGGCGTGATGAGCGTTGTCTTCTCGAGTACAACGGATGCGTTCTCGCTTGTTGCCCGTAATGAGGCGGGTGCAAATCTTGGCGAAATGATGCGTGCCGTGGTGACAATCCCGGAAGCTCTTGCATTTATTTTTGCATCCATGTTCAATATCCCTTGTGTACTAGCAATGGGTACAACGTATCGTGAAACGCATTCCCTTAAGTGGATGCTTGCGATTGCGGGTTACTACTTTGCAATTTCGCTCGGCTTGGCGTTTATCGTTTACCACATTGCGCTGTGGGTGCTTTAGGACTTCTTCACAAAACCCAGACTACAATAGAAGCGGGTATGGCGTGCCGAACGGTGCGCCATACTTGTTTTCGCGTCTCGTCATTCTGAGCAACGCGAAGAATCCAGTGCAGAACTTAACTGGATCCTTCATGCTACGCATTCAGGATGACGCACGAAAAAAGTTACCCTTGTCTAATTGGATTGTTTTAAAACTATTTAGAGTAGAACCTTTATAGGTGCTTAATTTATTTTTACTCGTCTATGTTGGAATTGGGGCATTCAAAAATGAAAAAGAAAATTGCGTTCTCTGTTGCGTTATGTTCTGCTTGTGCGATTGCGCAGAGCGATGAAGTTACAAGCTACGACGATGCATTTTTCGATGAACCCGCGGCAGTGAGCGAAACGTCTGCTCCAACTGCAGCGAAAACTGAAGGTGCTGCAGAAACGCCTTCCAAGAATTCCTCAAAGTCCTCTGATGTTACGATTCTTGATGGTTTGTCTGTCGAAGACGAAAGCGAAGCTGAAGCTACTCCTGTCGATACAAAAACGAAAGCAGAATCCGTCAAAGTTTTGGATACAAAGGAATTGCAAGGCTCCAGTGCAACAATTGCCGATGCAACAAATCGCTCAAGTGGCGTGAAGGTTCGTCAATCAGGTGGTCTTGGCTGCGAAAGTAAAATCAATATTCGCGGCATGGAAGGCAAAAACGTAAAAGTCCTTGTCGATGGCGTGCCTGTCGATAATGGTAATGGAAGCCTGTCTGTAAATGATATCCCGATAGATAAAATTGACCGCATTGAAGTTTACAAGAGCTATGTGCCAGAACGTTTTGCGACGGATGGCGTGGGCGGCGTCATCAATATCGTGACGCATAACTTGCCCGAAAGTTCCATTGCTGGGTCGTATTCCATTGGAAGTTTCAATACGCACAAGGCTTCGTTAGATGCGAAATATGTTTGGGCGGTCGATTCTGCAAATCAGCGCTCTGTAGAAACGGGCATTTCGGCTTATTACAACTATTCCGATAACGATTATGAATTTACCACGCCGTATATGGATACGACGGTGACGCGTGAACACGATCGTTATTACAGCTATAGCATTGCTCCGTTTGTGAACTTGAACCGTTTTTGGTTTGAGCGTATTTCGTTGGGCGCAAGCTTTGGTGGAATGAATAAAGAAATTCAGTCAACGGCGCATCGTGTTGAAGATGCGTTTGCCGAGGCTTGGGGCTATGGCGTTTCTTTAGGGCTTGAGAAGAAAGATCTTTTTGTGAAGGGGCTTTCTGCTGGATTGTCTGTCGGTTTTAATTACAGCAAGGATCGTGTCGTTGACACAAGCCATGTGTATTACTTTGGATGGGATAAGAATAATTATAAGGAGATGAAACGTTCTTCCGGTGAAATGTCCATGGGGAGCGCCACTTTCGTTGAACGCAAAAATTATACGTTGACGATGCCTTGGAATATCGGTTACGATTTCGATGATAATCATTCTCTTTTGCTTAGCGGACTTTATCGCTATGAATCACAGGAACCGAAAGACAAGTTGGCGGCTAAGGGACAACTCCTGAATAATGCGGGATTCCCTGGAAATAGCAATTCGTTGGTGGTTGGTCTTTCTTCTGAAAATAATTTCTGGAATAAGCGAATCCAGAATGTGGCGGGATTTAAGGTGTATTATTACTCCATTACTGCCGATAATGTTGACGGAAAACTGAAACGTTTAACGGATGACGATGCCACAAATAAGGATGTTGGCTATAGCGAAAACTTACGTATCAAGATTTTTGAACCGTTTGCGATTAAAGGTGGATACCAGCATAGCTTGCGTTTCCCGACTCGTGAAGAAATTTTTGGCGATGGAATGTATGTGCAGTGTGCTCCGAATTTGAAACCTGAAAAATCGGATAATTTTACTGCCGGTG
This genomic stretch from Fibrobacter sp. UWB16 harbors:
- a CDS encoding TonB-dependent receptor, which produces MKNIVFAAFAAFAVVSAYAQDDEVTSFEDFDEPVAESNATDASNGGTSEVNAASGSASSEDVTKLDLLSVETESEAEQTAIAKQVETVSTIDAAELQNTSKSVSKAINSASGVKVRKSGGMGSEGKINIRGMEGKNIKVLVNGVPVETQGNLGLDDIPIDQIADIEVYKGYIPARFATDGAGGAINIVTKKRPTNSVDASYSFSSFNTHKASVAASRLIDSIAGTASLEIGVSGYFNHSDNDYEFTSPYMKSSTGEDTSVVRDHDHYTSYNVQAFANLMNAWFDQISLGASFGAFDKQIQGVENRIKESTSEGYNFGASLGLDKKNFFAKNLNFSDYFSFGYAENKITDTSRVHCRNWFSCDTAQKNVGELVSMGLPRLRTVQVYDFNNLLNFDYQFIKDQKIYWNTLVKYHRENPEDDYGSEKAQFNTAGLPGEVFSITTGLSLENNFFDSRLQNLLGFKFHYMKAEISNMPTSLLIEPAVESNDYHDFSYDESLMFKVAKQLSVKASYQHAVRLPTPEELFGDGIRVSAATKLKPEQADNFNFGISVDLQELPFVTRLRFDGDVFYSYYKDRIHYMSSAQMSTPYFNMNPIRAWGYEGDVKLDVNEWVLLGTNWTFQDLRNMKYTAKQGVPKKAIVPNIPRFFMNYLAEFHIGDLFGKEDFLKVWWSANYTDEYFYGWKISSRQSRKIKASFTQDVGVEYSIWDNKLGWSFEVDNITDSESFDKFGESKPGRSFATKIRYSFK
- a CDS encoding FeoA family protein, producing MCLSELQENQKGLIQKINGDSRFISRVVSMGLPPSSPFLVLQNDGRTPVLVYSHDTMIAINRKECMQIDVEMA
- the feoB gene encoding ferrous iron transport protein B; translated protein: MRTIALLGQPNSGKSTLFNALTGSHQHVGNWPGKTVERAEGFFTQGEELYRVVDLPGSYGLTANSAEEVVTRTYIEHGYADIVCIIVDASQLERSLYMLADFAGVKSPVMLVLNMMDVAEQKGKKIDVQKIEKLLNIPVLGFTAANLDDYPKFFETLNRALEKKATISSDKIRDIVERDGKKSRVTNLKKLEDLIASLKFDNRERFWVASKLLENDSLVRSEVETAVTPEHWKQIKEILDAEGSDGGLLTGEAKYRFVSEVLRDASEGEEKSMKLSRFDKIATHRIWGKIVAFFILVLTLAVSMMIAVPIIASCFGLQHVAEPLVVQMCEKFGWWPSVASFINGVIIGGLSVTVAMMSFVFAILVTFGLMEDTGYLARSSYVFDSWLSRLGLHGKAFMPLFSGLACTGGAVCGTRVLDTRGQRLFAMVLLWSIPCGSKVAVVLFLASVFFGSAAPLFGLVYVAMIFASFWLSSKLFGNKLMPVNERVGMIMELPPYHKPHWKILLKTVARNVWAVFKKAIAVIWFVSLLFWLISYSKDGNVEHSVLYTIGNAIEPFTQIFGMRWQLFISYIGGIFSKEASLGVMSVVFSSTTDAFSLVARNEAGANLGEMMRAVVTIPEALAFIFASMFNIPCVLAMGTTYRETHSLKWMLAIAGYYFAISLGLAFIVYHIALWVL
- a CDS encoding TonB-dependent siderophore receptor; amino-acid sequence: MKKKIAFSVALCSACAIAQSDEVTSYDDAFFDEPAAVSETSAPTAAKTEGAAETPSKNSSKSSDVTILDGLSVEDESEAEATPVDTKTKAESVKVLDTKELQGSSATIADATNRSSGVKVRQSGGLGCESKINIRGMEGKNVKVLVDGVPVDNGNGSLSVNDIPIDKIDRIEVYKSYVPERFATDGVGGVINIVTHNLPESSIAGSYSIGSFNTHKASLDAKYVWAVDSANQRSVETGISAYYNYSDNDYEFTTPYMDTTVTREHDRYYSYSIAPFVNLNRFWFERISLGASFGGMNKEIQSTAHRVEDAFAEAWGYGVSLGLEKKDLFVKGLSAGLSVGFNYSKDRVVDTSHVYYFGWDKNNYKEMKRSSGEMSMGSATFVERKNYTLTMPWNIGYDFDDNHSLLLSGLYRYESQEPKDKLAAKGQLLNNAGFPGNSNSLVVGLSSENNFWNKRIQNVAGFKVYYYSITADNVDGKLKRLTDDDATNKDVGYSENLRIKIFEPFAIKGGYQHSLRFPTREEIFGDGMYVQCAPNLKPEKSDNFTAGAELDLDKIPLLLKMHLEFNWFYLLMEDRIYWNNYASIPRPYYNSVGTITSGFEIDAAIDVNEYVALSFNLTKQDAESREADMSFGIAKGLTVPNTPTFYMNFGAEFHIGDLFFRDDFFKLYWFANYTDEYYYGWKVSAKQDRTIPSSFSQDLGVEYCIMANKLSWSFEVKNFTDELVYDKYGESKPGRAFATKVKFSL